The window CGGGATTTCGGCCGGGCCGGACGGCCGCACGGTGTTCGTCATCCCGCGGCCGGGGTACGTCCGGATCATCGTGCGTGAGGACGACCCGCCGGCCGACAAGTACGCGCCGGTGACGCTCGAACGGCTCCAGGCGCAGGTGGACGCGGTGCTCGGCCGGCACGTCGAGCTTCGTTCGCCGCGCTGGCTGACGCGCTTCGGCGACGCGGCGCGCTTGGCATCGAGCTATCGCGAGGGCCGGGTGCTGCTGGCGGGCGACGCGGCACACATCCACCCGCCGGCCGGGGCGATCGGAGTCAACGTGGCGCTGGACGACGCGTTCAACCTGGGCTGGAAGCTCGCGGCAACGGTGCGCGGAACTGCCCCGGAGGGCCTGCTGGACACCTACCACACCGAGCGGCACGCGGCGGGGTCGCGAATTCTGGCGAACACGCAGGCGCAGGTGGCGCTGGGCGAGGCCCCCGACGAGCCGCTCGCGGACCTGATGCGCCGGGTCGCCGCGCACCCGGCGGGGAACCGGGCGCTGGCGGAGATCATCACGGGCCTGGACGCGTGTTACGAGCCGGGCGGCCACCCGTGGCTGGGGCGGCTGGCGCCGGACGTGCCGCTGGTGGTGTCTTCCGCCGAGACGCACTTGGCTGCGTTGCTGCACCCTGGGCGTCCGGTACTGCTGGATCTGGCGGGGACTTTCGCCGCGTGGTCGCCGTCGGTCGAGGTGGTCGCGGCGTCGAGTCCGTCCGTTTCGGACATCGACGCGCTGTTGCTGCGG of the Amycolatopsis sp. NBC_01488 genome contains:
- a CDS encoding FAD-dependent monooxygenase — its product is MLETDVLVAGAGPAGLLLAAELALAGVRTTIVERHPSRPPYCRGFNLNSRSLDLLARRGLAEGLVAEGHQVPHAPVTGLPGPLPLTDAATDHPFSLGIPQTRVEEVLEGRAVDLGVEILRGHELRSFTQSPESVSTIVHNGQFGRTISARFLVGCDGGRSTVRKQAGIDFPGVDARWYALLGDVECELPYGISAGPDGRTVFVIPRPGYVRIIVREDDPPADKYAPVTLERLQAQVDAVLGRHVELRSPRWLTRFGDAARLASSYREGRVLLAGDAAHIHPPAGAIGVNVALDDAFNLGWKLAATVRGTAPEGLLDTYHTERHAAGSRILANTQAQVALGEAPDEPLADLMRRVAAHPAGNRALAEIITGLDACYEPGGHPWLGRLAPDVPLVVSSAETHLAALLHPGRPVLLDLAGTFAAWSPSVEVVAASSPSVSDIDALLLRPDGHVAWVGAAGSGDEGLAEAVHRWIGDVAIPVRCA